From Eleftheria terrae, the proteins below share one genomic window:
- a CDS encoding glutathione S-transferase family protein: MIIVHHLNNSRSQRVLWLLEELGLPYEVKRYERDRKTLLAPPELLAVHPLGKSPVIQDGGLTLAESGAILEYLAGRYGADRLVPASGSPERLRYTYWMHYAEGSAMPPLLLKLVFDRIETAPMPFFAKPVARSIAARAKGMLVMPQIARHLDYMEAELATRPWFAGEQFSAADIQMSFPLEAAAARGGLDARRPRLTDFLARIHAREAYRRALDKGGPFQLK, encoded by the coding sequence ATGATCATCGTCCATCACCTCAACAACTCGCGGTCGCAACGGGTGCTTTGGCTGTTGGAGGAGTTGGGCCTGCCCTACGAGGTGAAGCGCTATGAACGCGACCGCAAGACCCTGCTGGCACCGCCCGAGTTGCTCGCGGTGCATCCGCTCGGCAAGTCGCCGGTGATCCAGGACGGCGGGCTCACGCTGGCCGAGTCGGGCGCGATCCTGGAGTACCTGGCCGGGCGCTACGGTGCCGACCGGCTGGTGCCGGCCAGCGGCAGCCCGGAGCGGCTGCGCTACACCTATTGGATGCACTATGCCGAGGGCTCGGCGATGCCGCCCTTGCTGCTCAAGCTCGTGTTCGATCGCATCGAGACCGCGCCGATGCCCTTCTTCGCCAAGCCGGTGGCTCGCTCGATCGCGGCGCGCGCCAAGGGCATGCTGGTGATGCCGCAGATCGCGCGGCACCTGGACTACATGGAAGCAGAACTGGCCACGCGGCCCTGGTTTGCCGGCGAGCAGTTCAGCGCGGCCGACATCCAGATGAGCTTCCCGCTGGAAGCGGCCGCGGCGCGCGGCGGGCTGGATGCGCGCCGGCCGCGCCTGACGGACTTCCTGGCCCGCATCCACGCGCGCGAGGCCTACCGGCGTGCGCTCGACAAGGGCGGCCCCTTCCAGCTGAAGTGA
- a CDS encoding HD-GYP domain-containing protein, translating to MNDAAVVNRHYLDRVMDASRTQDIEATEDIVAGNGMKLLSKGARIDERVRERLLEYKLRKPLESTLKVAGGLDGNQLAEAGERLLEQHPTVHALRPPAAAEVLDSLRAFPDIETLHTLLTLYAGQDARKLDHAVAVSLLTMSLHQHLRLNSADQLRAAMLAGLYHDVGELYIDPAVLKGGSLKLHQWKQVCVHPLVAFRLLADIPQLDKTVAQAVLQHHERLDGFGYPAGLRAEAIGKPGRILGASELLAGLAEASRTPMHSARVALKLVPGEFDRTVIDAVVSTPAALEQEMDRVQLPSWDDTLGQVHEVVAGIHRIEQFRPELAEQLDAADGPTRLTFQAASFRYDRICMALVSAGVNTRDAGELRRLVNEVADPAMHLELTLVLRETRWRLQELGRELRLRVQRHAPGYLDLATRAVRSFVPAA from the coding sequence ATGAATGACGCTGCCGTGGTCAACCGACACTACCTCGACCGGGTGATGGATGCATCCCGCACCCAGGACATCGAGGCCACCGAGGACATCGTTGCTGGCAATGGCATGAAGCTGCTGAGCAAAGGTGCCAGGATCGATGAACGAGTGCGTGAGCGCCTGCTGGAATACAAGCTGCGCAAGCCGCTGGAAAGCACGCTCAAGGTGGCGGGTGGCCTGGATGGCAACCAACTGGCCGAAGCCGGGGAACGGCTGCTGGAGCAGCACCCCACGGTGCACGCGCTGCGGCCGCCGGCCGCCGCCGAGGTGCTCGACAGCCTGCGTGCCTTTCCGGACATCGAGACCCTGCACACGCTGTTGACCCTCTATGCGGGGCAGGACGCGCGCAAGCTGGACCATGCGGTGGCGGTGAGCCTGCTGACGATGTCGCTGCACCAGCACTTGCGGCTGAACAGCGCGGACCAGCTGAGGGCCGCCATGCTGGCTGGCCTGTATCACGACGTTGGCGAGCTGTACATCGATCCGGCGGTGCTCAAGGGAGGCTCGCTAAAGCTGCACCAATGGAAGCAGGTGTGCGTGCATCCCCTGGTGGCCTTTCGTCTGCTCGCCGACATTCCGCAGCTCGACAAAACAGTGGCGCAGGCAGTGCTGCAACACCATGAGCGGCTGGACGGCTTCGGCTACCCGGCGGGCCTGAGGGCGGAGGCCATTGGCAAGCCGGGCCGTATCCTCGGCGCCAGTGAGTTGCTGGCCGGTTTGGCGGAGGCGAGCCGCACGCCCATGCACAGCGCCCGGGTAGCGCTCAAGCTGGTGCCCGGCGAATTCGACCGTACGGTGATTGATGCAGTCGTCTCCACCCCTGCCGCACTCGAGCAGGAAATGGACCGCGTCCAGCTGCCGAGTTGGGACGACACGCTGGGCCAGGTCCACGAAGTGGTGGCGGGCATCCACCGCATCGAGCAGTTCCGGCCCGAATTGGCCGAACAGCTCGACGCGGCCGACGGCCCGACCCGGCTCACCTTCCAGGCCGCTAGCTTCCGCTACGACCGCATCTGCATGGCGCTGGTCAGCGCCGGTGTCAACACCCGCGATGCCGGCGAGTTGCGACGCCTGGTGAACGAGGTCGCCGACCCCGCCATGCACCTCGAGCTCACGCTGGTCCTGCGCGAAACCCGCTGGCGCCTGCAGGAGCTGGGGCGCGAGCTGCGGCTGCGCGTGCAGCGCCACGCGCCGGGCTACCTGGACCTGGCGACACGCGCGGTGCGCAGCTTCGTGCCGGCCGCCTGA
- a CDS encoding PQQ-dependent sugar dehydrogenase has product MKRLHGLLAGLLCVGPLAHAQLPPGDGPITLSGTVTDPTPLPFEERLLAQLKLPPGFKVSVFAKNLQNVRWLQVAPNGDVYASRRAQGDVLLLRDTDRDGVADERKTVAQNIKWINGLALHGQRLYMASDRKVLLAEVQADGTLSNPKVIIDDLPDAGQHPNRTLAIGPDGLLYITVGSTCNNCRETAGESGTLVVAAPDGSARTVYARGLRNTIGFAWHPVSQALYGFDHGSDWRGDDQPPEELNRIEKNKDYGWPWCYGDRQPDKLQANDPPNTSKADFCPTTQAPVLTYTAHAAPLGMVFYTGRQFPTEYRHSAFVAMRGSWNRAAPSGYKVVRVRFDAAGQPVGIDDFLTGWLMASPPPALREPGRSPQASEHQEAHRPARFGRPAGLALAPDGSLLVAEDENGVIYRVSYEGR; this is encoded by the coding sequence ATGAAACGTCTGCACGGCCTGCTTGCCGGCCTGCTCTGCGTCGGCCCGCTGGCGCATGCCCAACTGCCGCCCGGCGATGGCCCGATCACCCTCAGCGGCACGGTCACCGACCCCACGCCACTGCCTTTTGAGGAACGCCTGCTGGCGCAGCTCAAGCTGCCGCCCGGCTTCAAGGTCAGCGTGTTCGCGAAAAACCTGCAGAACGTTCGCTGGCTGCAGGTGGCACCCAATGGCGATGTCTATGCCTCGCGCCGGGCACAGGGCGACGTGCTGCTGCTGCGCGACACCGACCGCGACGGCGTGGCCGACGAGCGCAAGACCGTGGCGCAGAACATCAAGTGGATCAACGGGCTGGCGCTGCACGGCCAACGGCTCTACATGGCGTCCGACCGCAAGGTGCTGCTGGCCGAGGTGCAGGCCGACGGCACGCTGTCCAACCCCAAGGTCATCATCGACGACCTGCCCGACGCCGGGCAGCACCCCAACCGCACGCTGGCCATCGGCCCCGACGGGCTGCTCTACATCACCGTCGGCTCCACCTGCAACAACTGCCGCGAGACCGCCGGTGAAAGCGGCACGCTGGTGGTCGCCGCGCCCGACGGATCGGCCCGCACGGTGTATGCCCGCGGCCTGCGCAACACCATCGGCTTTGCCTGGCATCCGGTGAGCCAGGCGCTTTACGGCTTCGACCACGGCTCTGACTGGCGCGGTGACGACCAGCCGCCCGAGGAGCTCAACCGCATCGAGAAGAACAAGGACTACGGCTGGCCCTGGTGCTACGGCGACCGCCAGCCCGACAAGCTGCAGGCCAACGATCCTCCCAACACGAGCAAGGCCGATTTCTGCCCCACCACGCAGGCCCCGGTGCTGACCTACACCGCACATGCGGCACCCCTGGGCATGGTGTTCTACACCGGCAGGCAGTTCCCGACCGAGTACCGCCACAGCGCCTTCGTCGCCATGCGGGGCTCGTGGAACCGTGCCGCGCCCAGCGGGTACAAGGTGGTGCGCGTGCGGTTCGACGCTGCCGGGCAGCCGGTGGGCATCGACGACTTCCTCACCGGCTGGTTGATGGCCTCGCCCCCACCGGCGCTGCGCGAGCCAGGCCGCAGCCCGCAGGCGAGCGAGCACCAGGAAGCACACCGGCCCGCCCGCTTCGGCCGGCCGGCCGGGCTGGCCCTGGCCCCCGACGGCTCGCTGCTGGTGGCCGAGGACGAGAACGGCGTGATCTACCGCGTCAGCTACGAAGGACGATGA
- a CDS encoding superoxide dismutase family protein: MKPLLLPLATVAAAVCLLAGPTPASAQAAPPAARATLRDAAGQTAGEARFTETAQGLSLDIEVRGLSPGQHGFHIHQHGECAPGPDAATGKIVPFGAAGPHFDPLHSRNHGHPSQPPAEAHGGDLPNLVVGADGRARLQAERPGIGLKPGPASVLGRTLVVHELPDDYRSDPAGNSGPRLLCGMIELAGEPPAGARHTFPGSNVFPEGIAVDETSGTAYVGSAAEGHLYKLEPGQPRAELLSLGGSPGRRAALGIRLDAHRRLWVAGGAEGTVALVDAASGRTLAVLKTPHSPHAFINDLALSADGHAYVTDSFRPVLFRARNVVDQPTQLEPWLDLGRTPIRYVSGETNLNGIVATPDGRYLLAMQSATGQLWRIDTRSQAVQPVQLDATLPHGDGLVLQGRELYVVRNVENEIVRVSLEPDYARGRVAQRLSSSRLRYPTTAALVRGQLQIVNSQLDKQKNPPPLLPFDVIQLPAP; the protein is encoded by the coding sequence ATGAAACCCCTGTTGCTTCCCCTCGCCACTGTTGCCGCCGCGGTCTGCCTGCTGGCCGGTCCCACGCCGGCCAGCGCCCAGGCGGCGCCGCCCGCTGCGCGCGCCACGCTGCGTGATGCGGCAGGCCAGACAGCGGGCGAGGCCCGCTTCACCGAGACGGCCCAGGGCCTGTCGCTCGACATCGAGGTGCGCGGGCTGTCGCCCGGCCAGCATGGCTTCCACATCCACCAGCATGGCGAGTGCGCGCCCGGGCCGGATGCGGCCACCGGCAAGATCGTGCCGTTCGGTGCGGCCGGCCCGCATTTCGATCCGCTGCACAGCCGCAACCACGGCCATCCTTCACAGCCGCCGGCCGAGGCGCACGGTGGCGACCTGCCCAACCTGGTGGTGGGTGCCGACGGCCGCGCCCGCCTGCAGGCCGAGCGGCCCGGCATTGGCCTGAAGCCCGGCCCCGCCAGCGTGCTGGGGCGCACGCTCGTCGTGCACGAGCTGCCTGACGACTACCGCAGCGACCCGGCTGGCAACAGCGGCCCGCGCCTGCTGTGCGGGATGATCGAGCTGGCCGGCGAGCCTCCGGCCGGGGCGCGCCACACCTTCCCGGGCAGCAATGTCTTCCCCGAAGGCATCGCGGTGGACGAGACCAGCGGCACCGCCTATGTGGGCTCGGCCGCCGAAGGCCACCTGTACAAGCTGGAGCCGGGCCAGCCACGCGCCGAGCTGCTGTCGCTGGGCGGCTCGCCGGGCCGCCGTGCCGCGCTCGGCATCCGGCTCGACGCACATCGGCGCTTGTGGGTGGCGGGCGGCGCCGAGGGCACGGTGGCCCTGGTCGATGCCGCCAGTGGCCGCACGCTGGCGGTGCTGAAGACGCCGCACAGTCCGCATGCCTTCATCAACGACCTGGCGCTCTCGGCCGATGGCCATGCCTACGTGACCGACTCCTTCCGGCCGGTGCTGTTCCGCGCCCGCAACGTGGTGGACCAGCCGACGCAGCTCGAGCCGTGGCTGGACCTCGGCCGCACGCCGATCCGCTATGTGAGCGGCGAGACCAACCTGAACGGCATCGTCGCGACCCCGGACGGCCGCTACCTGCTGGCCATGCAGTCGGCCACCGGCCAGCTGTGGCGCATCGACACCCGCAGCCAGGCGGTGCAGCCGGTGCAGCTGGACGCCACCCTGCCACATGGCGACGGGCTGGTGCTGCAAGGGCGCGAGCTGTACGTGGTGCGCAATGTCGAGAACGAGATCGTGCGGGTCTCGCTGGAGCCCGACTATGCACGCGGCCGTGTGGCACAGCGCCTGAGCAGCAGCCGGCTGCGCTACCCCACCACCGCCGCGCTGGTGCGCGGCCAGCTGCAGATTGTCAACAGCCAGCTGGACAAGCAGAAGAACCCGCCACCGCTGCTGCCGTTCGACGTCATCCAGCTGCCCGCCCCCTGA
- a CDS encoding PAS domain S-box protein — MPSSPAGPVGDWRLLFERNPLPMWVFSLASRRFLAVNRAAVEHYGYSEAEFLSMTVDDIRPPEDLPRLDDMLRQGPHHGRHGLWRHRRRDGSLIDVEVVSGEVDFDGEPARLILLQDVTEQLRAQERLRRKKALLSLAGSVARLGGWSVALPDLHLSWSDEVCALHGIPVGEAPSLEAAIGFYLPEDQPRLREALAASIAGERGFDLEARLRDASGALRWVRLIGLPERDDQGAVVGVSGAIQDITDRKLAEREARELARQLSTTLESITDAVFTLDHDWRFTYVNRHAEQVLARPRESLLGRCVWAEFPQAVGTVFQREYERAVAQNRAVNFKAYYAPLLCWLEVHAYPSELGLTVYFRDVTGLHEAEQARQARAAAEASSRSKTRFLARLSHEMRTPLNAVLGFAQLLVNRPGLPPEQEDYAQHILRAGHHLLALVNDVLDLQQVEEGRLTLHPAVLDLRALAAETAELLTPLAGQRDIAVYNEVPAGCHVEADEQRLRQVLINLVSNAIKYNRPGGTVRLVAQRLAANRVALRVVDTGQGIAADQLHALFQPFERLGRESSAVEGTGLGLVIARRLVEEMGGHLELQSQLGRGTCAHVELPGAAPGALPASPPLASDAAAGAAPPGHAAAPVLRLLYVEDNPINALLFEEALGRQPDLELRIADSGGQGLALAAQWRPDVLALDANLPDMSGFELLQRLRALPGLADTPAFMCSADALPEDLLRAREAGFAGYWTKPVDLARVMGDLRALRERLAGPSA, encoded by the coding sequence ATGCCCTCATCGCCTGCCGGTCCGGTGGGTGACTGGCGCCTGCTGTTCGAGCGCAACCCGCTGCCGATGTGGGTGTTCTCGCTGGCGAGCCGCCGCTTCCTGGCGGTGAACCGGGCGGCGGTGGAACATTACGGCTACTCGGAAGCGGAGTTCCTGTCGATGACCGTCGACGACATCCGCCCGCCAGAAGACCTGCCGCGGCTCGACGACATGTTGCGCCAGGGGCCGCACCACGGGCGGCATGGGCTGTGGCGGCACCGGCGGCGTGACGGCTCGCTCATCGATGTGGAGGTGGTAAGCGGCGAGGTCGACTTCGACGGCGAGCCGGCCCGGCTGATCCTGCTGCAGGACGTGACCGAGCAGCTGCGTGCACAGGAGCGCCTGCGTCGCAAGAAGGCCCTGCTCAGCCTGGCGGGCAGCGTAGCGCGGCTGGGCGGCTGGTCGGTGGCACTGCCCGACCTGCACCTGAGCTGGTCGGACGAAGTGTGCGCGCTCCACGGCATTCCGGTGGGCGAGGCGCCCAGCCTGGAGGCCGCCATTGGCTTCTACCTGCCCGAAGACCAGCCGCGGTTGCGCGAGGCTTTGGCGGCCAGCATTGCCGGCGAGCGCGGGTTCGACCTCGAGGCCCGCCTGCGGGACGCCAGCGGCGCATTGCGCTGGGTGCGCCTGATCGGCCTGCCCGAACGTGACGACCAGGGCGCGGTGGTGGGCGTCAGCGGCGCGATCCAGGACATCACCGACCGCAAGCTGGCCGAGCGTGAAGCGCGTGAGCTGGCACGCCAGCTCAGCACCACGCTGGAGAGCATCACCGACGCTGTCTTCACGCTCGACCACGACTGGCGTTTCACCTATGTGAACCGGCATGCCGAGCAGGTGCTGGCTCGCCCCCGCGAGTCGCTGCTGGGCCGCTGCGTCTGGGCCGAGTTTCCGCAGGCCGTGGGCACTGTCTTCCAGCGGGAATACGAGCGCGCCGTGGCGCAGAACCGCGCCGTCAACTTCAAGGCGTACTACGCGCCCTTGCTCTGCTGGCTGGAGGTGCATGCCTATCCCTCGGAGCTGGGGCTGACGGTCTATTTCCGCGACGTCACCGGGCTGCACGAGGCCGAGCAGGCCCGGCAGGCGCGCGCGGCGGCCGAAGCGTCGAGCCGCAGCAAGACCCGTTTCCTGGCCCGGCTGAGCCACGAGATGCGCACGCCGTTGAATGCGGTGCTCGGCTTTGCCCAGCTGCTGGTGAACCGGCCCGGCCTGCCGCCCGAGCAGGAGGACTATGCGCAGCACATCCTGCGCGCCGGGCACCACCTGCTGGCCCTGGTCAATGACGTGCTGGACCTGCAGCAGGTCGAGGAAGGCCGCCTCACCTTGCATCCGGCCGTGCTGGACCTGCGGGCGCTGGCCGCGGAGACGGCGGAGCTGCTCACCCCGCTGGCTGGCCAGCGCGACATCGCCGTCTACAACGAGGTCCCGGCCGGCTGCCATGTCGAGGCCGACGAGCAGCGCTTGCGCCAGGTGCTGATCAACCTGGTCTCCAACGCCATCAAGTACAACCGCCCGGGCGGCACGGTGCGGCTGGTGGCGCAGCGCCTGGCGGCGAACCGGGTTGCGCTGCGGGTGGTGGATACCGGCCAGGGCATTGCCGCCGACCAGCTGCATGCGCTGTTCCAGCCCTTCGAACGGCTGGGCCGCGAAAGCTCGGCGGTGGAGGGCACCGGCCTGGGGCTGGTCATCGCCCGCCGCCTGGTGGAGGAAATGGGCGGCCACCTGGAGCTGCAGAGCCAGCTCGGCCGCGGCACCTGCGCGCATGTGGAGCTGCCCGGGGCGGCCCCAGGCGCGCTGCCGGCATCGCCGCCGCTGGCGAGCGACGCGGCGGCGGGCGCTGCGCCGCCGGGCCACGCAGCCGCCCCGGTGCTGCGGCTGCTCTATGTCGAAGACAACCCGATCAATGCCTTGCTGTTCGAGGAAGCGCTGGGCCGGCAGCCAGACCTGGAGCTGCGCATTGCGGACAGCGGGGGCCAGGGCCTGGCACTGGCGGCGCAATGGCGGCCCGACGTGCTGGCGCTGGATGCCAACCTGCCCGACATGAGCGGCTTCGAGCTGCTGCAGCGGCTGCGGGCCCTGCCGGGCCTGGCCGACACACCGGCCTTCATGTGCTCGGCCGACGCCCTGCCGGAGGACCTGCTGCGTGCACGCGAGGCCGGCTTCGCCGGCTACTGGACCAAGCCGGTCGACCTGGCCCGTGTGATGGGCGACCTGCGCGCGTTGCGCGAGCGGCTGGCAGGGCCGTCGGCCTGA
- a CDS encoding GMC family oxidoreductase, with the protein MAELASFDFIIVGAGTAGCLLANRLSQDPTRRVLLLEAGRKDDYHWIHIPVGYLYCIGNPRTDWLYRTEEDPGLNGRQLRYPRGKGLGGCSSINGMIYMRGQQRDYDGWAEQCGDATWRWEHCLPYFRRHEDHWRLDAPHGTQASEAFRALHGHGGEWRVEKQRLRWDILDAFAAAARQAGIPATEDFNGGNNEGVGYFEVNQRAGWRWNTAKAFLRPIFRSRSNVEMWTGAHVTRLLTDGDPGSAGLRVLGCEVMTPAGRQQVRATREVVLCAGAVNSPQILQLSGIGPGAWLREHGIAVQHDLPGVGENLQDHLQIRAVYGVQGVRTLNTLAASWWGKARIGLEYAWRRSGPMSMAPSQLGLFTRSSPAHPWPNLQYHVQPLSLDAFGEPLHHFDAFTASVCNLNPGSRGFVRVRSPRHDDAPRIQARYLSTPEDRQVAAESLRLTRRIVSQAALQAFQPQELRPGPQYQGDEELARLAGDIATTIFHPVGTCRMGRADDPMAVVDPRLKLRGVAGLRVADASVMPTITSGNTNSPTLMIAERAAEWILADAR; encoded by the coding sequence GTGGCGGAGCTTGCGAGCTTTGACTTCATCATCGTGGGCGCCGGCACCGCCGGCTGCCTGCTGGCCAACCGGCTCAGCCAGGACCCCACCAGGCGCGTGCTGCTGCTGGAAGCCGGCCGCAAGGACGACTATCACTGGATCCACATCCCGGTCGGCTACCTCTACTGCATTGGCAACCCCCGCACCGACTGGCTCTACCGCACCGAGGAAGACCCCGGCCTGAACGGACGCCAGCTGCGCTACCCGCGCGGCAAGGGCCTGGGCGGCTGCTCCAGCATCAACGGCATGATCTACATGCGCGGCCAGCAGCGCGACTACGATGGCTGGGCCGAGCAGTGCGGCGACGCCACCTGGCGCTGGGAGCACTGCCTGCCCTACTTCCGCCGCCACGAGGACCACTGGCGGCTCGATGCCCCCCATGGCACGCAGGCCAGCGAGGCCTTCCGCGCCCTGCACGGGCACGGCGGCGAATGGCGCGTCGAGAAGCAACGGCTGCGCTGGGACATCCTCGACGCCTTCGCCGCGGCCGCCCGCCAGGCCGGCATCCCGGCCACCGAGGACTTCAACGGCGGCAACAACGAAGGCGTCGGCTACTTCGAGGTGAACCAGCGCGCCGGCTGGCGCTGGAACACCGCCAAGGCCTTCCTGCGGCCCATCTTCCGCAGCCGCAGCAATGTGGAGATGTGGACCGGTGCCCACGTCACCCGCCTGCTGACCGACGGCGACCCTGGCAGCGCCGGGCTGCGTGTCCTTGGCTGCGAGGTGATGACGCCGGCCGGCCGGCAGCAGGTGCGGGCCACCCGCGAGGTGGTGCTGTGCGCCGGCGCGGTGAACTCGCCGCAGATCCTGCAGCTCTCCGGCATCGGCCCGGGCGCCTGGTTGCGCGAGCACGGCATTGCCGTGCAGCACGACCTGCCCGGCGTCGGCGAGAACCTGCAGGACCACCTGCAGATCCGCGCGGTCTATGGCGTGCAGGGCGTGCGGACGCTCAACACCCTGGCCGCCTCCTGGTGGGGCAAGGCCCGCATCGGGCTGGAATACGCCTGGCGGCGCAGCGGGCCGATGAGCATGGCACCGTCGCAGCTGGGCCTCTTCACCCGTTCCTCGCCGGCACACCCGTGGCCCAACCTGCAGTACCACGTGCAGCCGCTCTCGCTGGACGCCTTCGGGGAGCCCCTGCACCACTTCGACGCCTTCACCGCCAGCGTCTGCAACCTCAACCCGGGCAGCCGGGGTTTCGTGCGCGTGCGCTCGCCCCGTCACGACGACGCGCCGCGCATCCAGGCCCGCTACCTCTCGACGCCGGAGGACCGCCAGGTGGCCGCCGAGTCCCTGCGCCTGACACGGCGCATCGTCTCGCAGGCGGCCCTGCAGGCCTTCCAACCGCAGGAGCTGCGCCCCGGGCCGCAGTACCAGGGCGACGAAGAACTGGCGCGCCTGGCCGGCGACATCGCGACCACCATCTTCCACCCGGTCGGCACCTGCCGCATGGGCCGGGCGGACGATCCGATGGCGGTGGTCGACCCCCGGCTGAAGCTGCGTGGCGTGGCCGGCCTGCGGGTGGCCGATGCGAGCGTGATGCCCACCATCACCAGCGGCAACACCAACTCGCCGACCTTGATGATTGCCGAGCGGGCTGCCGAATGGATCCTGGCCGATGCGCGCTGA
- a CDS encoding YgiW/YdeI family stress tolerance OB fold protein, whose amino-acid sequence MNAHQTLLPSAFALLAGLYGPAGWAAQPGQEPGQGPAAAPAQSTVADILKAPVEGTEIRLRGRLVRRESEGRYLFSDGSGAIRLEAGGLPEPQHGKITGQTTVEVIGAVEGGPAASPTIDVRRITVIAP is encoded by the coding sequence ATGAACGCTCATCAGACGCTGCTCCCATCCGCGTTTGCGCTGCTGGCCGGGCTGTACGGCCCGGCCGGCTGGGCGGCGCAGCCCGGCCAAGAGCCGGGCCAGGGCCCTGCGGCGGCTCCGGCACAGAGTACCGTCGCCGACATCCTGAAGGCCCCGGTCGAAGGCACCGAGATCCGCCTGCGCGGACGGCTGGTGCGCCGGGAGTCCGAAGGCCGCTACTTGTTCTCCGACGGCTCCGGAGCCATCCGCCTCGAAGCGGGCGGCCTGCCCGAGCCGCAGCACGGCAAGATCACCGGACAGACCACGGTGGAAGTGATCGGCGCGGTCGAAGGCGGCCCGGCCGCCTCGCCGACGATCGACGTGCGCCGCATCACGGTGATCGCACCCTGA
- a CDS encoding diguanylate cyclase: MNNDPLLTMLMYFVIPLWFVAGIADWFCHRASDIEHTTGAKESLIHLLMFVQVGLPLAAALIFEVNALLIAGIIVMFFVHEATALWDVSYATSGRHVGPLEQHVHSFLEMIPLMAGLLIIGLHWDQFLALFGQGSEPARFTLELKDNPLPWSYVVTVLAAAALIEFAPYVEELVRGLRARGSRRSATGGDYRHRMSHR; the protein is encoded by the coding sequence ATGAACAACGATCCCCTGCTCACGATGTTGATGTACTTCGTCATCCCGCTGTGGTTCGTGGCCGGCATTGCCGACTGGTTCTGCCACCGGGCGTCGGACATCGAGCACACCACCGGCGCGAAGGAATCACTGATCCACCTGCTGATGTTCGTGCAGGTCGGCCTGCCGCTCGCGGCGGCCCTCATCTTCGAAGTCAATGCCCTGCTGATCGCCGGCATCATCGTGATGTTCTTTGTGCACGAGGCGACTGCGCTGTGGGATGTCAGCTATGCCACCTCCGGCCGCCATGTCGGACCGCTCGAGCAGCACGTGCACAGCTTCCTCGAGATGATCCCGCTGATGGCCGGCCTGCTGATCATCGGCCTGCACTGGGACCAGTTCCTGGCCCTGTTCGGCCAGGGCAGCGAGCCGGCCCGCTTCACGCTCGAGCTGAAGGACAACCCGCTGCCGTGGTCCTACGTGGTCACCGTGCTGGCGGCCGCGGCGCTGATCGAGTTCGCTCCCTACGTCGAGGAGCTGGTGCGCGGCCTGCGCGCGCGGGGCAGCCGCCGCAGCGCCACGGGCGGTGACTACCGGCACCGCATGAGCCACCGCTGA